The sequence TGAAAGGTCGTCATCAGCTTTTGCGCCAGCACCAGGCCCAGCGACGGCGCGGGTAACAGCAGGCAAGAGATCAGCGCCAGTAATAAAATGCCCCCGGCAGTCAGCAGCGATTCTAACGGGTGTTTCATCGTAATGTTAATCGTCAGTTAAAAATGTCATTGTCCGGCATCCTTTAACGTAAAGCAATATCAACCTGCCTGGGCTTTTTTAATGAAATAATCACCTTCTCCGGCAAATAAAGCGCGTAAGGAGAATGATTTAATCGTGGTGATTAAATTAATATTATGCCATGTAAATAAATGTCTGCATCATGAAAATAATTTTACAAAACTATATGTGCTATATCCAATTAACGTCGCAATAACAATGGCTGCGACAATGTATAACGCCAGGCGTCGTCCACGATAAATACCAAACATGCTTCCCCCTCGTTTAGCGTTGGTTTAGGGAAGGTGCGAATAAGCAGGTCATTTCTTCCCAAGCTGACTCGCTGATTAAAATTTCGCGGATCTGGGCCGATTTTTTTCCCGCAAACACATCGAATCAGCCTATTTAGGCTATTTTTTCCACCATTTCTGGCGTTATTTCCGGTTTTTACTGAGATCTCTCCCACTGACGTATCATTTGGTCCACCCGAAACAGGTTGGCCAGGGTGAATAACATCGCCAGTTGGTTATCGTTTTTCAGCAGCCCTTTGTATCTGGCTTTCACGAAGCCGAACTGCCGCTTGATGATGCGAAACGGGTGCTCCACCCTGGCACGGATGCTGGCTTTCATGTATTCGATGTTGATGGCCGTTTTGTTCTTGCGCGGATGCTGCTTCAAGGTTTTTACCTTGCCGGGACGCTCGGCGATCAGCCAGTCCACATCCACCTCGGCCAGCTCCTCGCGCTGTGGCGCTCCTTGGTAGCCGGCATCGGCTGAGACAAATTGCTCCTCTCCATGAAGCAGATTACCCAGCTGATTGAGGTCATGCTCGTTGGCCGCGGTGGTGACCAGGCTGTGGGTCAGGCCACTCTTGGCATCGACACCAATGTGGGCCTTCATGCCAAAGTGCCACTGATTGCCTTTCTTGGTCTGATGCATCTCCGGATCGCGTTGCTGCTCTTTGTTCCTGGTAGAGCTGGGTGCCTCAATGATGGTGGCATCCACCAAAGTGCCTTGGGTCATCATGACGCCTGCTTCGGCCAGCCAGCGATTGATGGTCTTGAACAATTGACGGGCCAGTTGATGCTGCTCGAGCAGGTGGCGGAAATTCATGATGGTGGTGCGATCCGGCAGGGCGCTATCCAGGGATAATCGGGCAAACAGGCGCATGGAGGCGATTTCGTACAGGGCATCTTCCATGGCACCGTCGCTCAGGTTGTACCAATGCTGCATGCAGTGAATACGCAGCATGGTCTCCAGCGGATAGGGCCGTCGGCCATTGCCCGCCTTGGGATAAAACGGCTCGATGACAGCGGTCATATTCTGCCATGGCAGAATCTGCTCCATGCGGGAGAGGAAAATCTCTTTTCGGGTCTGACGGCGCTTAGTGCTGAATTCACTATCGGCGAAGGTGAGTTGATGGCTCATGATGTCCCTCTGGGATGCGCTCCGGATGAATATGATGATCTCATATCAGGAACTTGTTCGCACCTTCCCTAATAAGCTCTGACATGAGTTTTCCCCTGCCCCCGTGCAGGGGCTTTTTTTTGTCTCCTTAGCCATTGTGCATTACACTGCGCGCTGCAAAACTTTAGTCATTACGATCTGACAGGCGGTAACAGCGATGAACGGAACAATCACAACGTGGTTTAAAGATAAAGGCTTTGGATTTATCAAAGATGAAAACGGCGATAACCGCTATTTTCATGTGATTAAGGTCGCCAACCCTGATCTGATTAAGAAAGATGCGGCGGTGACGTTCGAACCGACGACGAATAACAAAGGCCTTTCCGCCTATGCGGTGAAGGTGATCCCCGAGAGTAAACACCTCTATATTGCGGGCGAGCGCGTGAAGCTCACCTCGATCAAATCCTTCGTGGTGTTCAGCGAAGAAGAGCCGGTTGAAACCAAAATCGACAAAGAAAACGCGGTGCTGTCGGTGGGTCTGCTGATGAACAGCATTAAACCGAAATCCGAGGTAAAATCGGGTGAAATGCGCACCGTGAAGAAGCTGGCGATCACGACCTTCCAGAACACGACGCTGATCTTTACCGAAGATGAAATTGACATTGACGCTACGGTCAAGCTGCTGAAGTGATTTGTTGCCGGGTGGCGGCGATGCCTTACCCGGCCTACGAAAAACCCTCAACGCGGCACGAAACGTAGGCCCGGTAAGCATCGCGCCACCGGGCACAGCCGCACCCGTTTACCCCATCCTGTGCTCGCCCCGTAACATCGCCTCCCGATCAAACACCTTCTGGATCTCCCCGTGTGCCATAAATGCCGCCCGGTCGGACATATGGGCAATCACGTCCGCATCGTGGCTCACCAGCAGATAGGTCATGTCGTGGGCTGCTTTCAGGCGGTTGAGCAGGTTCAGAATTTCCGCCTGCACGGACATATCCAGTGCCGAGGTCGGTTCATCCAGCAGCAGAAGCTGCGGGCGCAACAGCAGCGCACGGGCAATCGCCACGCGCTGACGCTGGCCGCCGGAAAGCTGGTGCGGATAACGTTTCCCCGCATCGGCAGACAGGCCCACCTGTTTAAGCGCATCCGCCACCTTTTCCGCAATCTGCGTTTCGCCATGGATGTTCAACGGCTCCGACAGCGTGCGTGCAATGGTGTGGTTCGGGTGCAAAGACGCCCACGGATCCTGAAACACCATCTGCACGTTGCGACGCAGCGTGCCTTGAAAACGTCGCCCGGGCGTTAACGTCTCTCCCAGTAGCGTAATGTTCCCGCGCCACTCGCGCTGCAGCCCCGCCAGCACGCGCAGAAGGGTCGATTTCCCGCAGCCGGATTCCCCGATCAGGCTGAAGGTTTCGCCTTTCGCGATGGTAAAGCTGGCGGCAGAGACCGCCGTCTTTTCCCCGAAGGTGACCTGAACCTGGTTAACCTCAACGAGCGCCATCGTTCGCCTCCTTCCACGGCTGCGAACGGTCGAGCGTCGGCAGCATCTGCCCAAAGGTATTGGCATTTGGCCTGCAGGTCCACAGGGTGCGCGTATACGGATGCGTTGCCTGAGGGAGTTGGCTTGCCGCCATCTCATCTACCTTTTCGCCCTGATACATCACCAGCACGCGGTCGCAGTGTTCCGCCACCAGCGGCAGGTCATGGCTGATTAACAGCATCGCCATCTGGCGCGCTTCACACTGCTGCACCAGCAGTTCGAGGATCTGCTTGCGCAGGCGAGCGTCCAGCGCTGAGGTCGGTTCGTCGGCAATCAGCACCTGCGGGTTGTTGATGAGCGCAATCGCAATCATCACCCGCTGGCCCATGCCGCCGGAAAGTTCGCCGGGATAACGCTGAAGCACATGTTCGCTCAGTCCGACAGCACGAATGATGTCGTGAATGCGCGCCACGCGTTCTGAACGGGGCAGGCGGTGATGCAGCGTGAGCGCCTCGTCAAGCTGGGCGGCAACGCTTTTCACCGGATTGAGCGCGTAGCGCGGGTCCTGCAAAACCATCGCAATCCCGTTGCCGCGCAGCGCTTGCCAGCGGCGGGCGTTCAGAGTCAGCAGATCGTTGCCCAGCACGTTAAGTTGCCGGGCGCTCACCATGCCGGGCTTACGTACCAGCCCCATCAGGGCGCGGGCAGACATCGATTTACCCGAGCCGGATTCACCCACCAGCGCCAGACGCTCGTTGCCAAGCGTAAAGCTCAGGTTGTTGACCACGCGTGCGGCGGGGTAGTCGATATTCAGCGCATCGACGATAACGCGGTGTTCAGTCATGTTGCGGCTCCAGTACGTCACGCAGGCCATCGCCTAGCAGGTTAAAGGCCAGGCTGGCAAACAGAATGGCTCCGCCGGGAATGGCGGCGATCCACCACTGGTCGAAAATCACCTGCATGCCGTCAGCAATCATTGCCCCCCATTCAGCCATTGGCGGACGGGCGCCAAGGCCGAGGAAACCGAGTCCGGCGGCGGCCAGAATAATGCCGGCCAGATCCAGCGCCAGCCGCACAATCGCAGACGGCAGACACAGCGGCAGAATATGGCCGACCAGCAGGCGCGGGCCGCGAATTCCCATCATCTCGGCAGCGGCCAGATAATCACTGTGGCGCAGACGCTGAATTTCACTTCGCGCCTGACGTGCATAAGCAGGCCAGGTGGTTAAGGCCAGCGCCAGCGCGCCGTTGACCAGCCCCGGACCCAGCATCGCCACAAACGCGAACGCAAGGATGAGGCGCGGCATCGACATCACCACGTCGGTAAAGCGCATCAGGAGGCGCTCCATCCAGCCGCCGTAGTAGCCGGACAGGATCCCCACCAGCAGCCCGGTGGGCAGGGTAATGACCGTCACTAAGGCCACCAGCCCGAGCGCCGGACGGGTGCCGTAAATCAGGCGCGAGAGCAGGTCGCGCCCGTAGCTGTCGGTGCCGAGCCAGTGCTGGCTATTCGGTGCCTGCAGGCGCGAGGCGGTGTCCTGCCAGTTCGGGTCAACCGGTGCAAGCCAGGGGGCGAACAGGGCGATCACCATCAGCAGCACGATGGCAATCAACCCGCAAAAGGCGGCAGGCGAACGGCGCAGGCGACGTATAAAGAGATAAAACGGCATCAGCGCACCCTGGGATCGGTTGCCTGCACAAGCAGGTCGGTAAGGTTATTGATCAGCACAAAACAGATGCCAATCAGCAGCGTGCCGCCCATGACGGCGGTAGTGTCTCCGGCGAACAGGGCGGTGGTGAGGTAGCGTCCGATGCCTGGCCAGGAGAAGACGGTTTCCGTTAATACCGCACCTTCCAGCATGCTGGTGTAGGCCAGCGCAATCACCGTCAGCAGGGTGCTGCGAATGTTCGGCAGCACGTGGCGCAGCAGAATAGTCATCTCCCCGGCCCCCTTGGCGCGAGCGAGCAGGATGTACTCTTTGTTCATTTCGCTCAGACAGGCGGAGCGCGTCAGGCGGGTAATGATTGCGAGCGAGTAATAGGCCAGCAGCAGCACCGGCAGCACAAGGTGGCTGAGGGCGTTGCGAAACGCCTCGCGATCGCCAGAAAGCCAGGTATCCACCAGCGCAAAGCCGGTGCGTGGTTCGACGGTGAACTGCCAGATGTCATCCAGCCTGCCGGGACCCGAGCTCCACTGCAGCTTCGCGTAGAACAGGGCCAGCATCAGCAGGCCAAGCCAGAAAATCGGCACCGAGTTGCCGAGCAGGGTGAGCGTTCTGAGCGATAAATCAAGCGGCGAACCGGCATAGCGGGCGCACAGCACCCCGGCAATCACGCCGAGCACGGCGCCGATGATTAAGGCCAGCGTAGCCAGTTCGAGCGTGGCGGGAAAAGCGTGCAGCAAGTCCTGCAACACCGGCTGGCCGGTGGCGCTGGCAGTGCCCAGATCACCGTGGGCAAGGTCTTGCAGGTAGTGCCAGAACTGCACGGGCAGGGGGCGATCTAACCCGAGCTGGTGGCGAACCTGATCGTAGGTGGACTGGCTGGCGTGATCGCCGACGATCTGCAGCACGCGATCGACCGGAGAAAATGCCGAGAGCGCAAACGTGACGAGCAGCAGCCCGAAAAGCGTGAGCAGCAGAGTCAGCAGAGCCTGAAGCACGCGGGTGGAAAGATGTGGCATGGGAAATCTCTTCATGCCGGGTGGCGGCTTCGCCTTACCCGGCCTACAAAACCGAGAACACAGGCCGGGTAAGCGCAGCGCCACCCGGCAACAAAGGCTACTTCGTGACGCGATCGTACCAGACCATGTCCGCGTTCAAACCCTGCTGATATCCCTTCACGTTATCGCGCACCACGATCTGGGTTTTGCCCTGATCGACGAACACATACGGCGAGCTATGTTGCAGCTGTTCCTGCATTTTCTTGTACAGATCCAGACGTTTCGCCGGATCCGGCTCGGCAACCGCCGCCAGTGTGGCTTTGTTAAGCTCGGGAATTTTCCAGCTGTTCAGACCGGCTACGGTACTGGATTTGCCATCGTTCCACGCAAAGGCGCTGGCATTAGAGTGCGCATCAAAGTAGTCCGGGATCCACAGACGAATCGCCGCCTGATGCTGCTTTGCGCGCACGCGGGCATAGACCTGACTCCCGGCAGCGGGCAGCAGATCGACCTTCACGCCCCCCTGAGCAAAGCTCGCCTGCATGGACTGGGCGATGGTGATAAACGGCGGCTTGTTCTCCACGTCCAGCGTGAAGTGCGCGTCTTTAATGCCCGCTTTGGCGAGAATTTCTTTCGCCTTAGCCGGGTCAAACGTGAATGGATTCGCTTCCAGCGCGCCCGGCAGACCGACCGGCAGGAAGCTCTGATGAACAAAATACTGGCCTTTCAGCAGGTTTTTGGTAATGCCTTCATAATCAACCAGCCAGCGTGAAGCCTCCCAGAACGCCGGGTTGTTGAGCAGTGGGTTAGCGCTGTTGCCGGTGTTAAACACCAGATAATTTTGCTCGGCGGACGGAATGCTCAGCACCTTCACGCCCGGCTTGCCCTC comes from Enterobacter kobei and encodes:
- a CDS encoding DUF1158 domain-containing protein — translated: MKHPLESLLTAGGILLLALISCLLLPAPSLGLVLAQKLMTTFHMVDLNQLYTILFCVWFLLLGAIEFVVLRFVWRRWFSLAS
- a CDS encoding IS5-like element ISKpn26 family transposase, translating into MSHQLTFADSEFSTKRRQTRKEIFLSRMEQILPWQNMTAVIEPFYPKAGNGRRPYPLETMLRIHCMQHWYNLSDGAMEDALYEIASMRLFARLSLDSALPDRTTIMNFRHLLEQHQLARQLFKTINRWLAEAGVMMTQGTLVDATIIEAPSSTRNKEQQRDPEMHQTKKGNQWHFGMKAHIGVDAKSGLTHSLVTTAANEHDLNQLGNLLHGEEQFVSADAGYQGAPQREELAEVDVDWLIAERPGKVKTLKQHPRKNKTAINIEYMKASIRARVEHPFRIIKRQFGFVKARYKGLLKNDNQLAMLFTLANLFRVDQMIRQWERSQ
- a CDS encoding cold-shock protein, which codes for MNGTITTWFKDKGFGFIKDENGDNRYFHVIKVANPDLIKKDAAVTFEPTTNNKGLSAYAVKVIPESKHLYIAGERVKLTSIKSFVVFSEEEPVETKIDKENAVLSVGLLMNSIKPKSEVKSGEMRTVKKLAITTFQNTTLIFTEDEIDIDATVKLLK
- a CDS encoding ABC transporter ATP-binding protein: MALVEVNQVQVTFGEKTAVSAASFTIAKGETFSLIGESGCGKSTLLRVLAGLQREWRGNITLLGETLTPGRRFQGTLRRNVQMVFQDPWASLHPNHTIARTLSEPLNIHGETQIAEKVADALKQVGLSADAGKRYPHQLSGGQRQRVAIARALLLRPQLLLLDEPTSALDMSVQAEILNLLNRLKAAHDMTYLLVSHDADVIAHMSDRAAFMAHGEIQKVFDREAMLRGEHRMG
- a CDS encoding ABC transporter ATP-binding protein, translated to MTEHRVIVDALNIDYPAARVVNNLSFTLGNERLALVGESGSGKSMSARALMGLVRKPGMVSARQLNVLGNDLLTLNARRWQALRGNGIAMVLQDPRYALNPVKSVAAQLDEALTLHHRLPRSERVARIHDIIRAVGLSEHVLQRYPGELSGGMGQRVMIAIALINNPQVLIADEPTSALDARLRKQILELLVQQCEARQMAMLLISHDLPLVAEHCDRVLVMYQGEKVDEMAASQLPQATHPYTRTLWTCRPNANTFGQMLPTLDRSQPWKEANDGAR
- a CDS encoding ABC transporter permease, yielding MPFYLFIRRLRRSPAAFCGLIAIVLLMVIALFAPWLAPVDPNWQDTASRLQAPNSQHWLGTDSYGRDLLSRLIYGTRPALGLVALVTVITLPTGLLVGILSGYYGGWMERLLMRFTDVVMSMPRLILAFAFVAMLGPGLVNGALALALTTWPAYARQARSEIQRLRHSDYLAAAEMMGIRGPRLLVGHILPLCLPSAIVRLALDLAGIILAAAGLGFLGLGARPPMAEWGAMIADGMQVIFDQWWIAAIPGGAILFASLAFNLLGDGLRDVLEPQHD
- a CDS encoding ABC transporter permease, coding for MPHLSTRVLQALLTLLLTLFGLLLVTFALSAFSPVDRVLQIVGDHASQSTYDQVRHQLGLDRPLPVQFWHYLQDLAHGDLGTASATGQPVLQDLLHAFPATLELATLALIIGAVLGVIAGVLCARYAGSPLDLSLRTLTLLGNSVPIFWLGLLMLALFYAKLQWSSGPGRLDDIWQFTVEPRTGFALVDTWLSGDREAFRNALSHLVLPVLLLAYYSLAIITRLTRSACLSEMNKEYILLARAKGAGEMTILLRHVLPNIRSTLLTVIALAYTSMLEGAVLTETVFSWPGIGRYLTTALFAGDTTAVMGGTLLIGICFVLINNLTDLLVQATDPRVR